In one window of Musa acuminata AAA Group cultivar baxijiao chromosome BXJ3-2, Cavendish_Baxijiao_AAA, whole genome shotgun sequence DNA:
- the LOC135630661 gene encoding protein ACCUMULATION AND REPLICATION OF CHLOROPLASTS 3, chloroplastic-like isoform X2, translating to MEAVAPGTSFAVFRTSCWRRGSRAGIPALRDFSGVRCRKRALRLRAAATSSDVGRIDASRGSEPVEVIGIGSRKDAVIDFCLNSPTVSASCLRFWTIQMRDSFKVQLLQRCHGTGMVQGNVEFLLSLHQHPPAVILVASSGHGLDHITAIELLNVVKSAGGLAVAILLKPFNFEGQRRQEEVKKLEIQLKDCSHFHIVVEADSLLKREVETLAEALETANNAVFLALSTISIMISETHLKFQNSPDGQMKELGPMEIEKILQSYGEAKVGFGAGYDIKSSIKQAIVHCPFLGGSIKDFNGPIIFTFASASGVNESDVRSSIITFRQIAESKSEIIISTVQEPHLESNLVLTTLLIVGSSQNVVSHKKGLLTSLALHFPFLSSLIGRGFSQPQNDVAVCASKPMVDASSPSDNGTISNLDSAKCAIDYLNQCPQEIQNDVSTGITSSEVESEAKSSEWSHELVHENSNETKNEQPGIQDDHPSIQNIGPGFDIAQLWAKECALHVTNKANEMETFCLPVGIKQTEIFPDHYNDPRIPDNLDDCDGNKESLNSQTVASRGAVMDTGLEAVLGIYNSAVTMIKGGNSIECRNGGLLSARAASMLVHGYHQAFAIWSM from the exons ATGGAAGCTGTCGCTCCAGGGACCTCCTTCGCGGTATTTCGCACATCCTGTTGGCGGCGCGGTTCTCGTGCGGGGATCCCTGCTCTTCGCGATTTCTCAGGTGTGCGGTGCCGGAAACGTGCCCTTCGTCTCCGTGCGGCGGCGACGTCGTCGGACGTTGGACGTATCGATGCTAGTCGGGGTTCGGAACCAGTGGAGGTGATAGGGATCGGAAGTAGGAAGGATGCAGTCATCGATTTCTGCTTGAATTCTCCCACCGTTTCCGCCTCTTGCCTCAGATTTTG GACTATACAAATGAGAGATTCTTTTAAGGTGCAATTACTTCAAAGGTGTCATGGAACAG GCATGGTTCAAGGAAATGTAGAGTTTCTATTGTCACTGCATCAACATCCCCCGGCTGTCATTCTT GTTGCCAGTTCAGGACATGGCTTGGATCATATTACAGCTATAGAACTTCTGAATGTTGTCAAGTCAGCTGGCGGGTTGGCTGTTGCAATTTTATTGAAGCCCTTTAATTTTGAGGGACAAAGACGGCAGGAAGAG GTAAAAAAATTGGAAATCCAACTTAAAGATTGCTCGCACTTTCATATTG TGGTTGAAGCAGATTCTTTACTGAAAAGAGAAGTAGAAACACTTGCTGAAGCTCTGGAAACTGCAAATAATGCTGTCTTCTTGGCTTTAAGCACAATTTCTATTATGATATCT GAGACTCATCTGAAGTTTCAGAATTCACCAGATGGACAGATGAAAGAACTTGGACCAATGGAAATAGAAAAA ATTTTACAAAGCTATGGAGAAGCTAAAGTTGGTTTTGGAGCTGGCTATGACATTAAATCATCAATTAAACAGGCTATTGTCCATTGTCCTTTTCTTGGTGGCAGTATAAAG GATTTTAATGGCCCGATTATATTCACCTTTGCAAGTGCATCTGGTGTAAATGAAAGTGATGTACGTTCTTCTATTATTACCTTCCGTCAAATTGCAGAATCCAAAagtgaaatcataatttctacaGTTCAAGAACCTCATCTGGAATCAAATTTAGTCCTTACTACGCTTTTGATTGTTGG AAGTAGTCAGAATGTTGTTTCTCATAAGAAGGGCCTTTTGACAAGTCTGGCTCTGCATTTTCCGTTTCTCTCGTCACTCATTGGGAGGGGCTTTTCCCAGCCACAAAATGATGTAGCAGTTTGTGCTTCTAAACCCATGGTGGATGCCTCGAGCCCCTCAGATAATGGGACCATCTCAAATTTGGATTCAGCCAAGTGTGCTATTGATTATCTTAATCAGTGCCCTCAAGAAATACAAAATGATGTATCTACGGG AATAACAAGTTCTGAAGTCGAAAGTGAAGCTAAATCTTCAGAGTGGAGTCATGAACTTGTCCACGAAAACAGTAATGAAACTAAAAATG AACAGCCAGGTATTCAGGATGACCATCCTAGTATTCAGAATATTGGTCCTGGATTCGACATTGCACAGCTATGGGCTAAAGAGTGTGCTTTACATGTAACTAACAAGGCAAATGAAATGGAAACTTTTTGTCTTCCTGTTGGTATAAAACAAACTGAGATTTTTCCTGATCATTATAATGACCCAAGGATCCCAGACAATTTGGATGACTGTGACGGCAATAAAGAATCCTTGAATAGCCAAACTGTTGCTTCTAGAGGTGCAGTGATGGATACAGGTTTGGAGGCTGTGCTAGGAATCTATAATTCAGcagtgacaatgataaagggtggAAATTCAATTGAATGTCGTAATGGCGGATTGCTTTCTGCCCGTGCTGCATCAATGCTG GTCCATGGTTACCATCAAGCGTTTGCAATATGGAGCATGTAG
- the LOC103971321 gene encoding uncharacterized protein LOC103971321 isoform X2 — protein sequence MDKGGYVVLDIDNLTQPPEKCYTGSPKMTKALSRKGSNRMEKRTSDEQEADDETKRLVAKAAPSQLEQLKQSLLTNKSLTTAQSAANAPMLLDSGEGHKRLNRLSVIHPHRVLLVFATMSCLGTTILIYFTLAIRQRNGSQLSL from the exons ATGGATAAAGGGGGATATGTGGTTTTGGACATTGACAATCTTACACAGCCACCTGAGAAATGCTACACTGGGAGTCCAAAGATGACT AAGGCACTTTCTCGTAAGGGATCAAACCGCATGGAGAAACGGACTAGTGATGAGCAAGAAGCAGATGATGAAACCAAAAGGCTTGTGGCCAAAG CTGCACCTTCTCAGCTGGAGCAGCTGAAGCAGTCCCTGCTGacaaacaaatctctcacaacagcgcaatctgcagcaaatgctccCATGCTTCTGGATTCTGGAGAAGGGCACAAAAGATTAAATCGTCTATCTGTCATCCATCCACACAGAGTTCTTCTTGTCTTTGCCACCAT GTCATGCTTGGGGACGACGATTCTAATATATTTCACTCTGGCCATCAGACAAAGAAATGGATCTCAACTCAGTCTTTAA
- the LOC103971304 gene encoding trihelix transcription factor ASR3-like codes for MSEAAEHSSALALLHHHHQPPPHPHAQPPASPSAAGGIVRCYRKGNWTLHETLILITAKRLDDERRAGASSSLAHCSPSAAAGGGPVAVPRSAEQRWKWVENYCWRNGCLRSQNQCNDKWDNLLRDYKKVRGYEARAGGGELPSYWAMERHERKERNLPTNLAGEVFEALTDVLSRRAARRANATPVSSRPPPPPPSPPRLPQPPANPPPPPPLPPPPPPPPPPAQPSVSVEMSESSESEENEETGAAEPEAKRRRLRRLGSSVVRSATVLARTLLACEEKREQRHRELVELEERRLRLEEERTEMRRQGFAGLISAVNNLSGAIHALVADHRNGDHR; via the exons ATGTCCGAAGCCGCCGAACACTCCTCCGCCTTagccctcctccaccaccaccaccaaccgcCGCCACATCCGCATGCGCAGCCTCCCGCCTCCCCTTCCGCGGCCGGCGGCATCGTCCGATGCTACCGCAAGGGCAACTGGACGCTCCACGAGACCCTCATCCTCATCACCGCCAAGCGCCTCGACGACGAACGCCGCGCGGGGGCCTCCTCCTCCTTGGCGCACTGCTCCCCCTCCGCCGCCGCGGGAGGCGGCCCCGTGGCCGTTCCCAGGTCCGCGGAGCAACGGTGGAAGTGGGTCGAGAACTACTGCTGGCGCAACGGCTGTCTGCGGAGCCAGAACCAGTGCAACGACAAGTGGGACAACCTCCTCCGCGACTACAAGAAGGTGCGCGGCTACGAGGCCCGCGCCGGCGGCGGGGAGCTACCGTCTTACTGGGCCATGGAGCGGCACGAGCGGAAGGAGCGCAACCTCCCCACGAACCTCGCCGGCGAGGTTTTTGAGGCCCTGACCGACGTCCTAAGCCGCCGCGCCGCACGCCGGGCCAACGCCACCCCGGTCTCCTCCCGTCCACCCCCTCCACCCCCCTCGCCCCCCCGGCTGCCGCAGCCGCCTGCCAACCCTCCGCctccccctcctcttcctcctcctccaccacccccACCACCGCCAGCACAGCCGTCTGTTTCCG TGGAGATGTCGGAATCGTCGGAGTCGGAGGAGAACGAGGAGACGGGGGCGGCGGAGCCGGAGGCGAAGCGGCGCCGGCTGCGGCGGTTAGGGTCGAGCGTGGTGCGGAGCGCGACGGTGCTGGCGCGGACCCTGCTCGCGTGCGAGGAGAAGCGGGAGCAGCGCCACCGGGAGCTGGTGGAGCTGGAGGAGCGGCGTCTGCGGCTGGAGGAGGAGCGGACGGAGATGCGGCGCCAGGGCTTCGCCGGGCTCATCTCCGCCGTCAACAACCTATCCGGCGCGATCCACGCCCTTGTCGCCGACCACCGCAACGGCGACCACAGGTGA
- the LOC103971310 gene encoding protein OXIDATIVE STRESS 3, translating to MDASLIPQGSHGTMVEEEEEEEELRSVSSSSESFSSNSNASSSSSDSMDDATSSASPSSPATEKDQHDREPLNEMSSLLAHLPLKRGLSRYYQGSSQTFTSLSDVKCLEDLAKPERPHRKKMKSCRSYVWGLDNQKPLFPKQCSKTITKKASKSSLSCIGGRRHNFVSGRPAVPPHRSSNFSGQSLLLA from the exons ATGGATGCTTCTTTGATCCCGCAAGGCAGCCATGGGACCAtggttgaggaggaggaggaggaggaggagctaagGTCTGTGTCTTCGTCGTCGGAGAGTTTCTCGAGCAACTCGAACGCTTCTTCCTCGTCCTCGGACTCCATGGACGACGCCACCTCTTCTGCGTCGCCCTCGTCGCCTGCAACTGAGAAAGACCAACATGATCGCGAGCCGCTGAATGAGATGTCTTCGCTGTTAGCTCATCTTCCGTTGAA GAGAGGGCTGTCGAGGTATTACCAGGGGAGCTCTCAGACGTTCACATCTTTGTCCGATGTGAAGTGCTTGGAGGATCTTGCCAAGCCTGAGAGACCACACAGGAAGAAGATGAAGTCTTGCAGGAGTTATGTTTGGGGATTGGACAATCAGAAACCACTGTTTCCCAAACAGTGTTCCAAGACCATCACAAAGAAGGCTTCCAAGAGTTCATTGTCTTGTATTGGTGGAAGGAGGCACAACTTTGTCAGTGGCAGGCCTGCTGTCCCTCCACACAGATCTAGCAACTTCTCCGGCCAATCCCTTTTGCTTGCCTAA
- the LOC103971321 gene encoding uncharacterized protein LOC103971321 isoform X1 — protein MVIFVAVVKVTTMDKGGYVVLDIDNLTQPPEKCYTGSPKMTKALSRKGSNRMEKRTSDEQEADDETKRLVAKAAPSQLEQLKQSLLTNKSLTTAQSAANAPMLLDSGEGHKRLNRLSVIHPHRVLLVFATMSCLGTTILIYFTLAIRQRNGSQLSL, from the exons ATGGTGATATTTGTTGCAGTAGTAAAA GTCACCACCATGGATAAAGGGGGATATGTGGTTTTGGACATTGACAATCTTACACAGCCACCTGAGAAATGCTACACTGGGAGTCCAAAGATGACT AAGGCACTTTCTCGTAAGGGATCAAACCGCATGGAGAAACGGACTAGTGATGAGCAAGAAGCAGATGATGAAACCAAAAGGCTTGTGGCCAAAG CTGCACCTTCTCAGCTGGAGCAGCTGAAGCAGTCCCTGCTGacaaacaaatctctcacaacagcgcaatctgcagcaaatgctccCATGCTTCTGGATTCTGGAGAAGGGCACAAAAGATTAAATCGTCTATCTGTCATCCATCCACACAGAGTTCTTCTTGTCTTTGCCACCAT GTCATGCTTGGGGACGACGATTCTAATATATTTCACTCTGGCCATCAGACAAAGAAATGGATCTCAACTCAGTCTTTAA